One genomic segment of Amycolatopsis sp. Hca4 includes these proteins:
- a CDS encoding type I polyketide synthase, whose protein sequence is MDNDAKLREYLKKVTADLVRARKRVQEVEDAGSAPVAIVGMACRFPGGVRSPEDLWRLVDSGGDGMSGFPADRGWPDAHDAGFVAEGGFVHDAGRFDAGFFGISPREALAMDPQQRLLLETSWEALERAGIVPETVRGSRSAVFVGAASQGYGTGAGEEAEAVAGHLMTGTATSVLSGRISYSLGLEGPSVTVDTACSSSLVALHLAVQSLRRGESDLALAGGAAVMVNPDMFTEMSRQGGLSGNGRCKAFAEGADGTGWGEGAGMLLVERLADAQRLGHPVLAVIRGSAVNSDGASSGLSAPNGPAQQRVIRDALADARLSTVDVDLVEAHGTGTALGDPIEAQALLATYGQDRDTPLWLGSVKSNIGHTQAAAGVSGVIKLVLALRNRRMPPTLHAGTPSTKIDWAAGAVELLQQGREWTADRPRRGAVSSFGISGTNAHIILEEAEVPAPPSERPAGVVPWVLSAKTPEALREQAARLALVDGDPADIAFSLATTRSAFANRAVVVGADSERLLAGVRALADGTPAPHVVSGVAGSGKVAMVFPGQGAQWTGMATELLATSEVFAARFTECARALEPHTGFSLLDEPELDRVDVVQPALFAMMVSLAALWAAHGVRPDAVIGHSQGEIAAAVVAGALSLEDGARVVALRSKAILALAGAGGMVSVAASRERTSALIAPWGDRIGVAAVNGPETTVVSGEPGALDEFMAACEVRTRRIPVDYASHSVQVEQLRDELLEVLAPITPRAADTAFFSTVTGEWIDGTALDAEYWYTNLREPVRLEESVRALAEQGYRTFVEASPHPVLVMPIGQTAEGAVALGSLRRDEGGLDRFALSVAEAHVHGVKVDWTPCFAGATRVDLPTYAFQQRHYWLKPGAPATAVTDPGFWEAVESGALAETLGVDPDVPLSELLPALTDWRRTAHDKSTVDSWRYDVRWRPAPEPAGTPSGRWLAVVSPGPEPSIVESLGAEVLPVTGDRESLAARLREAGPVAGVVSLLGFDERPHPEFPELPAGVAGTLLLAQALGDAGIDAPLWLLTSGAVATDSPSPAQAQIWGLGRVIGLEHPDRWGGLVDLPAEPDARAVDRLAAILADPGDEDQFAVRSSGVLVRRLVHAAPPKTAPGSWSVRGTVLVTGGTGALGPRIARWLRGAGAEHVVLASRRGGPASDDPGITYATCDVADRAAVEALAAAHDFRAVIHAAALIELASIDATDVAAFAAVARAKVLGAENLDAVFDHDLDAFVLFSSIAGVWGSGDHAAYAAANAHLDALARRRRARGLRATSLAWGVWNAANPEKANQDFDASRLLRQGLPFLDPDLAFAGLRQVLADDETFLAVADVDWARFAPVFTALRPRPLLDELPEVRRALAAEPASATVGGLGGLGDRLAGLSPADRTRTVLGLVRATAAAVLGHDGPDAVAPDVALRDLGFDSLTAVELRNRLAAETGRSLPATLAFDHPTARRITEFLLGGAPATATETVVAVADDEPIAIVAMSCRYPGGVRSPEDLWELITAGGDAITGFPADRGWDVEALFDPDPDHDGTSYTRHGGFLHDAGDFDPGFFGISPREALAMDPQQRLLLETSWEAMERAGVNPESLRGSATGVFVGTNYADYGIGLAPPDGSAGHLLTGGAASVVSGRISYTFGLTGPAVTVDTACSSSLVALHLACQSLRTGECTMALAGGVALMSTPASFVAFSRQRALAADGRCKAFSDDADGMGMAEGVGVLLVERLADARRNGHEVLAVIRGSAVNQDGASNGLTAPNGPAQQQVIRQAVANARLSLADVDAVEAHGTGTALGDPIEAQALLATYGRDRANPLWLGSVKSNIGHSQAASGVAGVIKMVLSLRHGVLPGTLHAGTPSSHVDWTAGNVRLLDESRPWPETGRPRRAAVSSFGMSGTNAHAVLEAAPEPVATEPSGPVATGPVPWVLSAKTPASLAAQAGRLQACVGAAQGVRAADVGYSLAKSRSTFEQRAVLVTAVEHDGHDTLGALAHDRAVPGLVRGSARHGGKVAFVFPGQGSQWVGMALDLMDTSPAFAARMRDCERALAPFVDWSLPEVLGDEAALQRVDVVQPALFAVMVSLAEVWRAHGVAPDAVVGHSQGEIAAAVVAGGLSLEDGARVVALRSRAILALAGHGGMVSVAASRETVEPRLTDGLSVAAVNGPAAVVVSGSPAALAALIESCEADGIRAKRVPVDYASHSAQVEAIETELRELLAPVAPRSSEIAFCSTVTAEPIDTAALDGPYWYTNLRRPVLFDAAVRRLAEDGYGTFVECSPHPVLTMSVQDTVDEAVVTGTLRRGEGGLDRLYTSFAEAWVHGVDLDWTPAFGEGARLVPLPTYAFDHQRYWLDPAPSVPADDGFWTALEETGDLAGVLGVDGAALDEVLPALTRWRSRRTEESTVDSWCLAVGWTPVAEPALPLLSGRWLALVPAGPGRFGTAVLDALAARGADVVTASPQELPPGAYTGVVSLLGLDETPLPGHPLLATGLAATAALAPALAAAGIDAPLWLLTRGAVATGPGDAPASSVPAQLWGLGRVIGLEYPGLWGGLVDLPAALDERAADRLAGLLAEPGGEDQLAVRDHGVLARRLRPARPAPAGAPWRPRGTVLVTGGTGALGAHVARWLGRSGAEHLVLTSRRGEAAPGAAELAEELRGYGCAVTIAACDVAERKAVEALLDGLEHPPSAVVHAAGLPQSSTLAETGLDEFEDVLAAKVAGAAHLDALLGDDLEAFVLFSSNSGVWGSAGQGAYAAANAYLDALAGQRRARGAKATSVAWGLWAGGGMASDDGEQQLRRRGLRPMAPERAVAALQGALDRDETFLAVADVDWDRFVPAFTASRRRPLIEDLPAVRGVLDRLEAEQEVRDDGAWSERLAALPEAERDRVVLDLVRTEAAAVLGHRGAEAIGSTRPFRDLGFDSVTAVEVRNRLRRVTGLRLAATAVFDHPTPVALARFLAAEIAPGSTPADTAFGALDRLEASLTDLAQPDENVRLRVEMRLKSLLNQWRGEAEAPRQAQLADASAAEVFAFIDNELGVSPPPAH, encoded by the coding sequence ATGGACAACGACGCGAAGCTCCGGGAGTACCTGAAGAAGGTGACCGCGGACCTCGTGCGCGCCCGCAAGCGCGTCCAGGAGGTCGAGGACGCCGGGTCCGCGCCGGTCGCGATCGTCGGGATGGCCTGCCGGTTCCCCGGCGGCGTCCGCTCGCCCGAGGACCTGTGGCGGCTGGTCGACAGCGGCGGCGACGGGATGTCCGGGTTCCCCGCCGACCGCGGCTGGCCCGACGCCCACGACGCGGGCTTCGTCGCCGAAGGCGGCTTCGTGCACGATGCGGGCCGGTTCGACGCGGGCTTCTTCGGCATCTCGCCGCGCGAAGCGCTGGCGATGGACCCGCAGCAGCGGCTGCTCCTGGAGACGTCGTGGGAAGCCCTCGAACGCGCCGGGATCGTGCCGGAGACGGTGCGGGGCAGCCGTTCGGCGGTGTTCGTCGGGGCGGCGTCCCAGGGCTACGGCACCGGTGCGGGGGAGGAGGCCGAGGCGGTCGCCGGGCACCTGATGACCGGCACCGCCACCAGCGTGCTGTCCGGCCGGATCTCGTACTCCCTCGGCCTGGAAGGCCCGTCGGTCACCGTCGACACGGCCTGTTCGTCGTCGCTGGTCGCGCTGCACCTGGCCGTGCAGTCGCTGCGCCGCGGGGAGTCCGACCTGGCGCTGGCCGGCGGCGCGGCGGTGATGGTCAACCCGGACATGTTCACCGAGATGAGCCGCCAGGGCGGCCTGTCCGGCAACGGCCGCTGCAAGGCCTTCGCCGAGGGCGCCGACGGCACCGGCTGGGGCGAGGGCGCGGGCATGCTGCTGGTCGAGCGGCTGGCCGACGCGCAGCGCCTCGGCCACCCGGTGCTGGCGGTGATCCGCGGTTCGGCGGTGAACTCCGACGGCGCGAGCAGCGGCCTTTCGGCCCCGAACGGGCCGGCCCAGCAGCGGGTCATCCGGGACGCGCTCGCCGACGCCCGGTTGTCCACAGTGGACGTCGACCTGGTCGAGGCGCACGGCACCGGCACGGCACTGGGCGACCCGATCGAGGCGCAGGCGCTGCTGGCCACCTACGGCCAGGACCGGGACACGCCGCTGTGGCTGGGCTCGGTCAAGTCCAACATCGGGCACACCCAGGCCGCGGCGGGCGTCAGCGGCGTCATCAAGCTCGTGCTGGCGCTGCGGAACCGCCGGATGCCGCCGACCCTGCACGCCGGGACGCCGTCGACGAAGATCGACTGGGCCGCCGGTGCGGTCGAGCTGCTCCAGCAGGGCCGGGAGTGGACCGCCGACCGGCCGCGGCGCGGTGCGGTGTCGTCGTTCGGCATCTCGGGCACCAACGCGCACATCATCCTGGAGGAGGCCGAAGTCCCGGCGCCGCCCTCGGAGCGGCCGGCCGGGGTGGTCCCGTGGGTGCTGTCGGCCAAGACCCCCGAGGCCCTGCGCGAGCAGGCGGCCCGGCTGGCGCTGGTGGACGGCGACCCGGCCGACATCGCGTTCTCGCTGGCCACGACCCGGTCGGCCTTCGCCAACCGGGCCGTCGTGGTCGGTGCGGACTCCGAACGCCTCCTGGCCGGAGTTCGCGCACTGGCGGACGGAACCCCGGCGCCCCACGTCGTGTCCGGGGTGGCCGGGAGCGGCAAGGTGGCCATGGTCTTCCCCGGCCAGGGTGCCCAGTGGACCGGGATGGCGACCGAGCTCCTCGCCACCTCGGAGGTGTTCGCGGCCCGGTTCACCGAATGCGCGCGGGCCCTCGAACCGCACACCGGCTTCTCGCTGCTCGACGAACCCGAACTGGACCGCGTCGACGTCGTGCAGCCCGCGTTGTTCGCGATGATGGTGTCACTGGCCGCGCTGTGGGCCGCCCACGGCGTGCGGCCGGACGCGGTGATCGGCCACTCCCAAGGCGAGATCGCGGCCGCGGTGGTTGCCGGCGCACTGTCCCTCGAGGACGGTGCGCGGGTGGTGGCGCTGCGCAGCAAGGCGATCCTGGCCTTGGCCGGGGCCGGTGGGATGGTCTCGGTGGCCGCGTCGCGCGAGCGGACGTCGGCACTCATCGCGCCCTGGGGTGACCGGATCGGCGTCGCCGCCGTCAACGGGCCGGAGACGACCGTCGTCTCCGGTGAGCCCGGTGCGCTGGACGAGTTCATGGCGGCTTGTGAGGTCCGTACGCGCCGGATCCCGGTGGACTACGCGTCGCACTCGGTCCAGGTCGAGCAGCTGCGGGACGAGCTGCTGGAGGTCCTCGCCCCGATCACCCCGCGCGCGGCGGACACCGCGTTCTTCTCGACCGTGACCGGCGAGTGGATCGACGGCACCGCCCTCGACGCCGAGTACTGGTACACCAACCTGCGCGAGCCGGTCCGGCTCGAAGAATCCGTGCGAGCGTTGGCGGAGCAGGGCTACCGGACCTTCGTCGAAGCCTCCCCGCACCCGGTGCTGGTGATGCCGATCGGGCAGACCGCGGAAGGTGCCGTCGCGCTCGGCTCGCTGCGTCGCGACGAAGGCGGCTTGGACCGCTTCGCGCTGTCGGTGGCCGAAGCGCACGTCCACGGCGTCAAGGTCGACTGGACGCCCTGCTTCGCCGGTGCGACCCGCGTCGACCTGCCCACCTACGCCTTCCAGCAGCGGCACTACTGGCTGAAGCCCGGCGCACCGGCCACAGCAGTGACGGATCCGGGCTTCTGGGAGGCCGTCGAAAGCGGGGCTCTCGCGGAGACGCTCGGCGTCGATCCGGACGTTCCGCTGAGCGAGCTGCTGCCGGCGCTGACCGACTGGCGCCGGACGGCCCACGACAAGTCCACTGTGGATTCCTGGCGGTACGACGTCCGGTGGCGGCCGGCGCCCGAGCCCGCCGGGACGCCGTCCGGGCGGTGGCTGGCCGTGGTCTCGCCCGGCCCGGAGCCGTCCATTGTGGAGTCGCTGGGCGCCGAAGTCCTGCCGGTGACCGGCGACCGCGAGAGTCTGGCCGCGCGGCTGCGCGAGGCCGGGCCGGTGGCGGGCGTGGTGTCCCTGCTGGGCTTCGACGAGCGGCCGCACCCGGAGTTCCCCGAGCTGCCCGCCGGCGTCGCCGGAACGCTCCTGCTCGCCCAGGCCCTCGGCGACGCCGGGATCGACGCGCCCCTGTGGCTGCTGACCTCCGGCGCCGTCGCCACGGACTCGCCCTCGCCGGCCCAGGCCCAGATCTGGGGGCTCGGCCGGGTGATCGGCCTGGAACACCCGGACCGCTGGGGCGGCCTGGTCGACCTGCCCGCCGAGCCCGACGCCCGGGCCGTGGACCGGCTCGCCGCCATCCTGGCCGACCCGGGCGACGAGGACCAGTTCGCCGTCCGCTCGTCCGGCGTGCTCGTCCGCCGACTGGTCCACGCGGCCCCGCCGAAGACCGCGCCCGGCTCGTGGTCGGTGCGCGGGACCGTCCTGGTCACCGGCGGCACCGGCGCCCTCGGCCCGCGGATCGCCCGCTGGCTCCGCGGGGCCGGCGCCGAGCACGTCGTCCTCGCCAGCCGCCGTGGCGGCCCGGCGTCCGACGACCCGGGCATCACCTACGCCACCTGCGATGTGGCCGATCGTGCCGCCGTCGAAGCCCTCGCCGCGGCCCACGACTTCCGCGCCGTGATCCACGCCGCCGCGCTCATCGAACTCGCTTCCATCGACGCCACCGACGTCGCCGCGTTCGCCGCCGTCGCGCGGGCCAAGGTGCTCGGCGCCGAAAACCTCGACGCCGTCTTCGACCACGACCTCGACGCCTTCGTCCTGTTCTCCTCCATCGCCGGGGTCTGGGGCAGCGGCGACCACGCCGCCTACGCCGCGGCCAACGCCCACCTCGACGCCCTCGCCCGGCGCCGGCGCGCCCGCGGCCTCCGGGCCACCTCGCTGGCCTGGGGCGTCTGGAACGCCGCCAACCCCGAGAAAGCCAACCAGGACTTCGACGCGAGCCGCCTGCTGCGCCAGGGCCTGCCGTTCCTCGACCCCGACCTCGCGTTCGCGGGCCTGCGCCAGGTCCTCGCCGACGACGAGACGTTCCTCGCCGTCGCCGACGTCGACTGGGCCCGGTTCGCGCCCGTCTTCACCGCGCTGCGGCCGCGCCCGCTGCTCGACGAGCTGCCCGAGGTCCGCCGCGCGCTGGCGGCCGAGCCGGCCTCGGCCACGGTGGGTGGACTGGGCGGCCTCGGCGACCGGCTGGCCGGGCTGTCCCCGGCCGACCGCACCCGGACCGTGCTCGGCCTGGTCCGCGCGACCGCGGCGGCGGTGCTCGGCCACGACGGCCCGGACGCCGTCGCCCCGGACGTCGCCCTGCGGGACCTCGGCTTCGACTCGCTCACCGCCGTCGAGCTGCGCAACCGCCTCGCCGCCGAGACCGGCCGGAGCCTGCCGGCCACCCTCGCCTTCGACCACCCGACCGCCCGGCGCATCACCGAGTTCCTGCTCGGCGGCGCCCCGGCCACGGCGACCGAGACCGTCGTCGCGGTCGCCGACGACGAGCCGATCGCCATCGTGGCGATGAGCTGCCGCTACCCCGGTGGCGTCCGCAGCCCCGAGGACCTGTGGGAGCTCATCACCGCCGGCGGCGACGCGATCACCGGGTTCCCGGCCGACCGCGGCTGGGACGTCGAGGCGCTGTTCGACCCGGACCCCGACCACGACGGCACCAGCTACACCCGCCACGGCGGCTTCCTGCACGACGCCGGCGACTTCGACCCGGGCTTCTTCGGCATCTCGCCGCGCGAGGCGCTCGCCATGGACCCCCAGCAACGGCTGCTGCTGGAAACGTCCTGGGAGGCGATGGAACGCGCCGGCGTGAACCCGGAAAGCCTGCGGGGCAGCGCGACCGGCGTGTTCGTCGGCACCAACTACGCCGACTACGGCATCGGGCTCGCCCCGCCGGACGGCTCGGCCGGGCACCTGCTCACCGGCGGCGCGGCCAGCGTCGTCTCCGGCCGGATCTCCTACACCTTCGGGCTCACCGGCCCGGCCGTCACGGTCGACACGGCGTGCTCGTCGTCCCTGGTCGCGCTGCACCTGGCCTGCCAGTCGCTGCGCACCGGCGAGTGCACGATGGCGTTGGCCGGCGGGGTGGCGCTGATGTCGACCCCGGCGTCGTTCGTCGCGTTCAGCCGCCAGCGCGCGCTGGCCGCCGACGGCCGCTGCAAGGCCTTCTCCGACGACGCCGACGGCATGGGCATGGCCGAGGGCGTCGGCGTCCTGCTCGTCGAACGGCTCGCCGACGCCCGGCGCAACGGCCACGAGGTGCTGGCCGTGATCCGCGGCTCGGCGGTCAACCAGGACGGCGCGTCCAACGGCCTGACCGCCCCGAACGGCCCCGCGCAGCAGCAGGTGATCCGCCAGGCGGTGGCCAACGCCCGGCTGAGCTTGGCCGACGTCGATGCCGTCGAAGCGCACGGCACCGGCACCGCCCTCGGCGACCCGATCGAGGCTCAGGCCCTGCTGGCCACCTACGGCCGCGACCGGGCGAACCCCCTGTGGCTCGGCTCGGTGAAGTCCAACATCGGGCACAGCCAGGCCGCCTCCGGCGTCGCCGGCGTCATCAAGATGGTCCTCTCCCTGCGCCACGGCGTGCTGCCGGGCACGCTGCACGCGGGCACGCCGTCGTCCCATGTGGACTGGACGGCCGGGAACGTCCGGCTGCTGGACGAAAGCCGGCCGTGGCCGGAGACCGGCCGCCCGCGCCGGGCCGCGGTGTCGTCGTTCGGGATGAGCGGCACCAACGCCCACGCGGTGCTCGAAGCCGCACCGGAGCCGGTCGCGACGGAGCCGTCCGGGCCCGTCGCGACCGGCCCGGTGCCCTGGGTCCTGTCCGCCAAGACGCCAGCTTCGCTGGCCGCGCAGGCCGGCCGGCTGCAGGCGTGCGTAGGGGCCGCACAGGGGGTCCGAGCCGCAGATGTGGGGTACTCCCTGGCGAAATCCCGGTCTACGTTCGAGCAACGGGCGGTGCTCGTGACCGCCGTCGAGCACGACGGCCACGACACGCTGGGCGCGCTCGCCCACGACCGGGCCGTCCCCGGCCTGGTGCGGGGCAGCGCCCGCCACGGGGGCAAGGTCGCCTTCGTCTTTCCCGGGCAGGGCTCGCAGTGGGTGGGGATGGCTTTGGACCTGATGGACACGTCGCCGGCGTTCGCGGCCCGCATGCGGGACTGCGAACGCGCGCTGGCGCCGTTCGTCGACTGGTCACTGCCCGAGGTCCTCGGCGACGAGGCCGCGCTGCAGCGGGTCGACGTCGTGCAGCCCGCGTTGTTCGCGGTGATGGTGTCGCTGGCCGAGGTCTGGCGCGCACACGGGGTCGCCCCGGACGCCGTGGTCGGCCACTCCCAGGGTGAGATCGCCGCCGCCGTGGTCGCGGGCGGACTGTCCCTGGAGGACGGTGCCCGCGTGGTCGCGTTGCGCAGCAGGGCGATCCTGGCCCTGGCCGGACACGGTGGCATGGTCTCGGTGGCCGCCTCCCGCGAAACCGTCGAGCCGCGGCTCACGGACGGGCTGTCGGTCGCGGCCGTCAACGGCCCGGCCGCGGTGGTGGTGTCCGGCTCGCCGGCCGCACTGGCCGCGCTGATCGAATCCTGCGAGGCCGACGGCATCCGCGCCAAGCGGGTCCCGGTGGACTACGCGTCGCACTCGGCCCAGGTCGAAGCGATCGAGACCGAGCTGCGCGAGCTGCTCGCCCCGGTGGCGCCGCGGTCCTCGGAGATCGCCTTCTGCTCCACGGTGACCGCCGAGCCGATCGACACCGCGGCCCTCGACGGCCCGTACTGGTACACCAACCTGCGCCGCCCGGTGCTGTTCGACGCGGCCGTCCGGCGGCTGGCCGAGGACGGCTACGGCACCTTCGTCGAATGCAGCCCGCACCCGGTGCTCACGATGAGCGTCCAGGACACCGTGGACGAAGCCGTGGTGACCGGCACGCTGCGCCGCGGCGAAGGTGGCCTCGACCGGCTGTACACCTCGTTCGCCGAGGCGTGGGTGCACGGCGTCGACCTCGACTGGACACCCGCGTTCGGCGAAGGCGCCCGGCTCGTCCCGCTCCCGACCTACGCCTTCGACCACCAGCGCTACTGGCTCGACCCCGCGCCGTCCGTCCCGGCCGACGACGGCTTCTGGACGGCGCTGGAGGAAACCGGCGACCTGGCGGGTGTCCTCGGCGTCGACGGCGCCGCGCTCGACGAGGTGCTGCCCGCGCTGACCCGCTGGCGGTCGCGCCGCACCGAGGAATCCACTGTGGACTCGTGGTGCCTCGCCGTCGGCTGGACGCCGGTGGCCGAGCCCGCGTTGCCGCTGCTGTCCGGCCGCTGGCTGGCCCTCGTGCCCGCCGGGCCCGGCCGGTTCGGCACCGCGGTGCTCGACGCGCTCGCCGCCCGCGGCGCCGACGTCGTCACCGCCTCGCCGCAGGAGCTGCCGCCGGGGGCGTACACCGGTGTGGTTTCCCTGCTGGGCCTGGACGAAACCCCGCTGCCCGGGCACCCGCTGCTCGCCACCGGCCTGGCCGCGACGGCCGCGCTCGCCCCGGCGCTGGCCGCCGCCGGCATCGACGCCCCGCTGTGGCTGCTCACCCGCGGCGCCGTGGCCACCGGGCCCGGCGACGCCCCGGCGTCGAGCGTCCCGGCGCAGCTGTGGGGCCTCGGCCGGGTGATCGGCCTGGAGTACCCCGGCCTCTGGGGCGGGCTGGTCGACCTGCCCGCGGCGCTCGACGAACGGGCCGCGGACCGGCTGGCCGGCCTGCTGGCCGAGCCCGGCGGCGAGGACCAGCTCGCGGTCCGGGACCACGGCGTACTGGCCCGGCGGCTGCGCCCGGCCCGGCCGGCGCCGGCCGGTGCGCCGTGGCGGCCGCGCGGAACCGTGCTGGTCACCGGCGGCACCGGGGCGCTCGGGGCGCACGTCGCCCGCTGGCTGGGCCGCTCCGGCGCCGAGCACCTCGTGCTCACCAGCCGCCGGGGCGAAGCCGCGCCCGGCGCGGCCGAACTGGCCGAAGAGCTGCGCGGGTACGGCTGCGCGGTGACCATCGCCGCGTGCGACGTCGCCGAGCGCAAGGCCGTCGAAGCGCTGCTGGACGGCTTGGAGCACCCGCCGTCCGCCGTCGTGCACGCGGCCGGGCTGCCGCAGTCGAGCACCCTCGCCGAGACCGGGCTCGACGAGTTCGAAGACGTCCTCGCGGCCAAGGTCGCCGGCGCCGCGCACCTGGACGCCCTGCTGGGCGACGACCTCGAAGCGTTCGTGCTGTTCTCCTCCAACTCCGGGGTCTGGGGCAGTGCGGGCCAGGGCGCCTACGCCGCCGCGAACGCCTACCTGGACGCGCTCG